Genomic segment of Paenibacillus sp. FSL R5-0912:
TCTTCCTTCAGCATAGCGAATTCTTCCGGCGGGTAATACTTCTCCACATTCAGATGTTTCGGTGAAGGCTGAAGGTATTGTCCTAATGTCAATATATCACAATCTACTGCTCTCAGGTCATCCATCGCCTGCAGAATTTCGTCCCACTCCTCGCCGACACCAAGCATAATGCTCGATTTCGTTGGAATATCCGGCTTAATCTCCTTCGCACGGCGCAGCAGCTCCAGGGAACGGCGGTATTTGGCTCTGGCCCGGACACGGTCCGACATGCGTTCCACGGTCTCGATGTTGTGATTCAGAATATCCGGATTGCTGTTCATCACGATCTCCAGACTCCCGCGGTCTCCCAGGAAATCGGGAATCAGCACCTCTACGCTGCACAGAGGAAGACGCTTACGAATCGCGGCCACCGTCTCGGCAAAAATCTGCGCCCCCCCATCCTTAAGGTCATCGCGGGCCACACTGGTAACCACACAATGCTTAAGCATCATCCCCTCTGCAG
This window contains:
- the lipA gene encoding lipoyl synthase, which translates into the protein MTNRTAKQPKPDWIKIKLTTGEDYQEIKGMMRSKTLHTVCEEARCPNIYECWANRTATFMILGDICTRACRFCAVNTGLPTELDLLEPERVAEAAEGMMLKHCVVTSVARDDLKDGGAQIFAETVAAIRKRLPLCSVEVLIPDFLGDRGSLEIVMNSNPDILNHNIETVERMSDRVRARAKYRRSLELLRRAKEIKPDIPTKSSIMLGVGEEWDEILQAMDDLRAVDCDILTLGQYLQPSPKHLNVEKYYPPEEFAMLKEEGMKRGFSHVEAGPLVRSSYHAHDQVKSAAVAREARSVSQG